From a region of the Thermosipho melanesiensis BI429 genome:
- a CDS encoding site-specific DNA-methyltransferase, whose protein sequence is MNRYEKEFYDALKDLFIGEEIEGKSGYVNLMRIKSAYYTKTVQTELKELIEDELVNNNIEDFREELFEKLYTFFKRYFSDTGSIYYTYTPWSERIYERVYDPEKDVILFWKTHMLYYVKTEKNYKSVEIKIKGANGKEIKFYFDVSDLEHQKANEKKEIMFEFKEFDTNNRIVLRCIYSERGRKTKIDEIVKQAKELYKEITTEDVEKAIRIFNKQSEVDYFINKDAEGFLKEQLDMYVYQYMFDSENIWSVKRVKEIQVFKKIASKIIEFIAQFENELVKIWNKPKFVFNSNYVITIDRIVEKECGGKVLEKILNHENIDKQIEEWKGLGIVDDEFKIEEIYKQERNDLFSEKGKINEKYKYLPIDTKYFKDIEIDILELFDNLDETLDGWLIKSENYQALNTILPKFREKVQTIYIDPPFNKEQEADYLYKVGYKDATWITMLENRVKLGREILNEKGSIFVRCDYNGNMYVRMILNKIFGGDNFRNEINVSRISKQDRKVKKFNTATDSLYFYSSSDNFFFRLLFKKLFKTKGERWHAMDSQGNGNALYIFGVLLEPPKGRHWTYGQENIKKMEKEKRIRIKCKKCGYNHIEGVWKGCPQCGNKNDVKVEYLLPPTSEKQIDSNWTDISGYTSNWNFSTENSEILLKRVIESTSNEGDLILDFFLGSGTTTAVAHKLKRKWIGVEMGEHFWTVVLPRMKKVLFYDKSGISKEKDVKEKYNEKSAGGFFKYYELEQYENVLKNAKYEHGDLTLQPSSNKDVFNEYIFMRSPKFVETVLRREGNDYKVDLSKLYPEKEIDIVETLSNVLGKKIKKIRKESFELEDIGEIRYDNIPVEYIKPLIWW, encoded by the coding sequence ATGAATAGATATGAAAAAGAGTTTTATGATGCCTTAAAAGATTTGTTTATTGGAGAAGAAATAGAAGGGAAATCAGGGTATGTAAATTTAATGAGAATAAAAAGTGCGTATTATACAAAAACAGTTCAAACAGAATTGAAAGAATTGATTGAAGATGAACTAGTAAACAACAACATAGAAGATTTTAGAGAAGAATTATTTGAAAAGCTATATACTTTTTTTAAAAGATATTTTTCAGATACCGGGTCAATATATTATACATATACACCATGGAGTGAGAGAATATATGAAAGAGTATACGACCCAGAAAAAGATGTGATTTTATTTTGGAAAACACACATGTTGTATTATGTAAAAACCGAAAAAAACTATAAAAGTGTTGAAATAAAAATAAAAGGGGCAAATGGAAAAGAAATAAAATTTTATTTTGATGTATCAGATTTAGAACATCAAAAAGCAAATGAGAAAAAAGAAATAATGTTTGAATTTAAAGAATTTGATACCAATAATAGAATAGTATTAAGATGTATATATTCAGAAAGAGGTAGAAAAACAAAGATTGATGAAATCGTAAAACAAGCAAAGGAGTTATATAAGGAAATTACTACAGAAGATGTAGAAAAAGCAATAAGGATATTTAATAAACAAAGTGAAGTGGATTATTTTATCAACAAAGATGCAGAAGGATTTTTAAAAGAACAACTTGATATGTATGTATATCAATACATGTTTGATTCAGAAAACATTTGGAGTGTAAAAAGAGTAAAAGAAATACAGGTATTTAAAAAAATAGCAAGTAAAATAATAGAATTTATTGCCCAATTTGAAAATGAACTTGTAAAGATATGGAACAAACCAAAGTTTGTATTTAACAGTAATTATGTAATAACAATAGATAGAATAGTAGAAAAAGAATGTGGGGGCAAAGTGTTAGAAAAAATACTAAATCATGAAAATATAGATAAACAAATAGAAGAATGGAAGGGATTAGGAATAGTTGATGATGAATTTAAAATAGAGGAAATATACAAGCAAGAAAGAAATGACTTATTTAGTGAAAAAGGAAAAATAAATGAAAAATACAAATATTTACCAATTGACACAAAATATTTCAAAGATATAGAAATAGATATATTAGAATTATTTGATAATTTAGACGAAACACTTGATGGATGGTTAATAAAAAGTGAAAATTATCAGGCTTTAAATACAATATTACCTAAATTTAGAGAAAAAGTGCAGACGATTTATATTGATCCACCATTTAACAAAGAGCAAGAAGCTGATTATTTATACAAGGTAGGGTATAAAGATGCTACATGGATAACAATGCTTGAAAATAGAGTAAAGCTTGGAAGAGAAATATTGAACGAAAAAGGAAGTATTTTTGTAAGATGTGATTACAATGGAAATATGTATGTAAGAATGATCTTGAATAAGATTTTTGGAGGAGATAATTTTAGGAATGAGATAAATGTTAGCAGAATAAGTAAGCAAGATCGAAAAGTGAAAAAATTTAATACCGCTACGGATTCACTATATTTTTATTCAAGTTCAGATAATTTTTTCTTTAGATTGCTTTTTAAGAAATTGTTTAAAACTAAAGGTGAAAGATGGCATGCTATGGACTCTCAGGGTAACGGAAATGCACTCTATATTTTTGGGGTTTTACTTGAACCTCCTAAGGGCCGTCACTGGACTTATGGTCAAGAAAATATTAAAAAGATGGAAAAAGAAAAAAGAATTAGAATAAAATGCAAAAAATGCGGTTATAATCATATTGAAGGCGTATGGAAAGGTTGTCCACAATGCGGAAATAAAAATGATGTAAAGGTAGAGTATTTATTACCTCCAACAAGCGAAAAACAAATCGATTCTAATTGGACAGATATTTCTGGTTATACATCAAACTGGAATTTTTCCACCGAAAACTCTGAAATTCTTTTGAAGCGTGTTATAGAGTCAACCTCCAACGAAGGAGACTTAATTCTAGATTTCTTCCTAGGTTCAGGCACAACAACAGCAGTAGCACATAAATTAAAAAGAAAATGGATTGGTGTTGAGATGGGAGAACATTTTTGGACGGTGGTTTTACCAAGGATGAAAAAGGTTTTATTTTATGATAAATCAGGAATAAGTAAAGAAAAAGATGTTAAAGAAAAATATAATGAAAAAAGCGCTGGAGGTTTCTTTAAGTACTACGAACTTGAACAATACGAAAATGTATTGAAAAATGCAAAATATGAACATGGTGATTTAACATTACAACCATCATCAAATAAAGATGTATTTAATGAATATATATTTATGAGATCGCCGAAGTTTGTTGAAACGGTTTTAAGAAGGGAAGGAAATGATTACAAAGTTGATTTGTCAAAACTATATCCTGAAAAGGAAATTGATATAGTTGAAACTCTATCTAATGTATTAGGAAAGAAGATAAAGAAGATAAGAAAGGAAAGCTTTGAGTTAGAAGATATAGGCGAGATAAGATACGATAATATACCTGTAGAGTATATAAAACCTCTAATTTGGTGGTGA
- a CDS encoding DEAD/DEAH box helicase family protein, producing MASKTKSLSTNIYPLLMSFIDEKVPIFEELPYDWREVDLESFSDAKRLWDFQLEALKYAIRALYYYYEVLEADKQKLWNELEEYSFDLDISSIMDIKKSEDEIWKILNRYFYGERDKIPYSNFINRMGFWMATGSGKTLVIVKLIDILITYMERNLIPKRHILFLTYRDDLIEQFKLHFKEFNKSQSGKILKLYELKNFNNVLNYKSFFEFPIFYYRSDNISDIQKEKIINYENYDNGGNWYVILDEAHKGSKESSKSQQYFSILSRNGFLFNFSATFTDERDILTTIYEFNLSTFIENGYGKEIRIFDENVKIKDKNKDDFNENKKYMILLKTLILLTYLKKKSKDLRRKQELNLEYHSPLSVFLVNSVNTKDSDLKLLFKIIKEITSIESYEKILNSEIFKMARDSVIENKPINPFDENENFSGSNIETNYLLDITPLDVLKEVFNSETPGEIEIVKSKSEKEFALKLMTSDKPFALIKVGDAKKLFDALVNEFELRVQETFVDEDYFSNLDEKEYINILLGSRAFYEGWDSNRPNIIVFINIGTGNEAKKFVLQSVGRGLRVQPIKNGDRKRLGISATYSKYRNFILPIETLYVWGTKTKVIKQIIESTKEIIKNSGIKIELKKNIDRIDGHKLFVPAYKKVKRVVDIEKLKNEDIQKYNINCSDFQDTKNVLENISDELLYFFYFSNEDEPLEKIKLLRGMFKKENEEKFFDKSENKKRLGWHDCIKDIIRFINNYVIFETIPDVKENEEPIIHYKGIKIRIPKEEEINRVKETIEKVYSEHYEEKVSITGKDRDEIELDFIKEHYFIPVIKALDREVVKSLLANILNENSEIQFVNELKKKSNYFEQFDWWLFSKIVQRIDGIYILFTNKNGIEQKFYPDFVFWFKKENKYLIAFVDPKSTEFADGYRKIDGFIKLFYENNKPKIFEKNEFKIIFNLYLFNRNFGSPERYQDFWVKSIDEFVNKINNII from the coding sequence ATGGCAAGTAAAACTAAAAGTTTAAGTACAAATATTTACCCACTTTTAATGTCATTTATAGATGAAAAGGTACCGATTTTTGAAGAGTTGCCATATGATTGGAGGGAAGTAGATTTAGAGTCATTTTCTGATGCAAAAAGATTATGGGATTTTCAACTAGAAGCTTTAAAATATGCAATAAGAGCTTTATACTATTATTATGAAGTTTTAGAAGCAGATAAACAAAAGCTTTGGAATGAACTGGAAGAATATTCTTTTGATTTAGATATATCATCTATTATGGATATTAAAAAATCAGAAGATGAGATTTGGAAAATCTTGAATAGATATTTTTATGGTGAAAGAGATAAAATACCATATAGCAATTTTATAAACAGAATGGGATTTTGGATGGCTACTGGAAGCGGAAAAACGCTGGTTATTGTAAAACTAATTGATATTTTAATAACTTATATGGAAAGAAATCTTATACCTAAAAGACATATTCTTTTTTTAACATATAGAGACGATCTGATTGAACAATTTAAATTACATTTTAAAGAGTTTAATAAATCCCAAAGTGGAAAGATTTTAAAATTGTATGAATTAAAAAATTTTAACAATGTTCTTAATTATAAAAGTTTTTTTGAATTTCCGATATTTTATTATCGCTCTGATAATATTTCTGATATTCAAAAAGAAAAAATAATCAATTATGAAAATTACGATAATGGTGGAAATTGGTATGTTATTTTGGATGAGGCTCATAAAGGAAGTAAGGAATCTAGTAAATCACAACAGTATTTTTCAATTTTATCGAGAAATGGATTTTTATTCAATTTCTCTGCAACATTTACAGATGAGAGAGATATTTTAACGACAATTTATGAGTTTAACCTTTCTACCTTTATCGAAAATGGTTATGGAAAAGAGATTAGAATTTTTGATGAAAACGTGAAAATAAAAGATAAAAATAAAGATGATTTTAATGAAAATAAAAAATATATGATTCTTTTAAAAACCTTAATTTTATTAACATATTTGAAAAAGAAGTCAAAGGATTTAAGAAGAAAGCAAGAACTAAATTTGGAATACCATTCTCCTCTTTCAGTATTTTTAGTAAATTCAGTTAATACCAAAGATTCTGATTTAAAATTACTATTTAAAATAATAAAAGAAATTACTTCTATAGAAAGTTATGAAAAAATACTAAATTCTGAAATTTTTAAAATGGCAAGAGATAGTGTTATTGAAAACAAACCTATTAATCCCTTTGATGAAAATGAAAATTTTTCTGGTTCAAATATTGAGACAAATTATCTATTAGATATAACTCCATTAGATGTATTAAAAGAGGTTTTTAATTCTGAAACTCCTGGAGAAATAGAAATAGTTAAATCTAAATCCGAAAAAGAATTTGCATTAAAACTTATGACTAGTGATAAACCATTTGCTTTAATAAAGGTAGGAGATGCAAAAAAATTATTTGATGCTTTGGTTAATGAATTTGAATTAAGAGTTCAAGAAACTTTTGTAGATGAAGATTATTTTTCAAATTTAGATGAAAAGGAATATATAAATATATTATTAGGTTCAAGAGCGTTCTATGAAGGATGGGATTCAAATAGGCCTAATATAATAGTTTTTATTAACATTGGAACTGGCAACGAAGCAAAAAAATTTGTTTTACAGTCAGTAGGAAGGGGCTTAAGAGTTCAACCTATTAAAAATGGTGATAGAAAAAGATTAGGAATATCAGCAACATATAGCAAATACAGAAATTTTATATTGCCTATTGAAACTTTATACGTTTGGGGAACTAAAACAAAAGTAATCAAACAAATTATAGAAAGTACAAAAGAAATAATTAAAAATTCTGGTATAAAAATAGAACTAAAGAAAAATATTGATAGAATTGATGGACATAAATTATTTGTACCTGCATATAAAAAAGTTAAAAGAGTTGTAGATATTGAAAAATTGAAAAATGAAGACATTCAGAAATACAATATTAACTGCTCAGATTTCCAGGATACAAAAAATGTACTTGAAAACATTTCTGATGAATTATTGTATTTCTTTTATTTTTCAAATGAAGATGAACCATTAGAAAAGATAAAACTTTTAAGAGGAATGTTTAAAAAAGAAAATGAAGAAAAGTTTTTCGATAAAAGCGAAAATAAAAAAAGGTTGGGTTGGCACGATTGTATTAAAGATATAATCAGATTTATAAATAACTATGTAATATTTGAAACAATTCCAGATGTTAAAGAGAATGAAGAGCCTATAATTCACTACAAAGGAATAAAAATAAGAATACCTAAGGAAGAGGAAATTAATAGAGTTAAAGAAACTATAGAAAAGGTATATAGTGAACATTACGAAGAAAAAGTTAGTATAACAGGTAAAGATAGAGATGAGATTGAATTAGATTTTATTAAGGAACATTACTTTATTCCAGTAATAAAAGCCTTAGATAGAGAAGTGGTGAAAAGCTTATTAGCTAATATACTTAATGAAAATAGTGAAATACAATTTGTAAATGAATTAAAGAAAAAATCTAATTATTTTGAACAATTTGATTGGTGGCTATTTAGTAAAATAGTTCAAAGAATTGATGGTATTTACATTCTATTTACAAATAAGAATGGTATTGAACAAAAATTTTATCCTGATTTTGTTTTTTGGTTTAAAAAAGAAAATAAGTATCTTATTGCTTTTGTAGACCCAAAATCAACTGAATTTGCAGATGGATATAGAAAAATTGATGGATTTATTAAATTATTTTACGAAAATAATAAGCCAAAGATTTTTGAAAAAAATGAGTTTAAGATAATTTTTAATTTATATTTGTTCAATAGAAATTTTGGTAGTCCAGAAAGAT